From a single Mobula birostris isolate sMobBir1 chromosome 13, sMobBir1.hap1, whole genome shotgun sequence genomic region:
- the LOC140207138 gene encoding uncharacterized protein: MAHQRVHTGERPFTCSLCGKRFTRSAKLKVHQRVHTGERPFTCLLCGKGFTQSSTLMLHQRIHTGERPFTCLDCGKGFTQSSTLLAHQSVHTGERPFTCSVCGKGFTQSSTLMVHQRVHTGERPFTCSNCAETFTRSSNLQRHQRVHTGEKPFTCLDCGKGFTSSSKLKVHQRVQTGERPFTCSDCGKGFTQSSHLQSHQRVHTGEKPFTCSDCGKGFTRSSSLLAHQSVHTGEK; the protein is encoded by the coding sequence atggctcaccagcgagttcacactggggagaggccgttcacctgctcattgtgtgggaagcgattcactcggtcagctaaactgaaggtacatcagcgagttcacaccggggagcggccgttcacgtGCTtattgtgtgggaagggattcactcagtcatccaccctaatgctgcaccagcgaattcacactggagagaggccattcacctgcttagactgcgggaagggattcactcagtcatccaccctactggcacaccagtcagttcacactggggagaggccattcacctgctcagtgtgtgggaagggatttactcagtcatccaccctaatggtgcaccagcgagttcacactggggagaggccattcacctgctcaaactgtgcGGAgacattcactcggtcatccaacctacagagacaccagcgagttcacactggggagaagccattcacgtgcctagactgtgggaagggattcacatcgtcatctaaactgaaggtacatcagcgagttcagactggagagaggccgttcacctgctcagattgtgggaagggattcactcaatcatcccacctacagagtcaccagcgagttcacactggggagaagccgttcacctgctcagactgtggaaagggattcactcggtcatcctctctcttggcacaccagtcagttcacactggggagaagtaA